One window of the Thalassoroseus pseudoceratinae genome contains the following:
- a CDS encoding sensor histidine kinase, whose amino-acid sequence MALFPQSASLTQRLITNYTIVSAATLVVVTGVFFLTDSMPIRACVAGTSLLCSIGVCSVLMPATIKSNQQIHNQLEAFPIEDGGDWHPEPVAGIAPVEQGWNRLVETARCWRLLSQLEQRVDQSLFGGMSSGFPSVINALSEGLAVTDRDNEILSINNAFAAICDSEAGELVGLSLEEILPTSIELSDFRGNTRPMIQDYEHGDGVDQQFFQLCRRPQLSSGGEVEGFVWLLRDVTQQHLAEDAREQFVAAATHELRTPLASIRAYAETLATRENINREQQNRFYNVIQSEASRLGRFIDDLLDVSRMQAGSLSLDCHETDLSRLINETVEKIRPSMEAKQLDFRVELPAKIPMLNIDKGKVSAALVNLLGNAAKYTPESGRVTLRVSSSSQRIELAVTDSGIGIAADELPNIFGRFFRSEDDRVQEMSGSGLGLTFTQEVARLHGGDVKVESELDKGSTFCMTLPVSAGA is encoded by the coding sequence ATGGCCCTATTCCCCCAATCTGCAAGTCTTACGCAACGACTCATTACTAATTATACGATTGTTTCGGCTGCCACGCTAGTTGTGGTGACGGGAGTTTTCTTCCTGACCGATAGCATGCCGATCCGTGCATGTGTGGCAGGAACTTCTCTGTTGTGTTCGATTGGCGTATGCAGCGTGCTGATGCCAGCTACGATCAAAAGCAACCAACAAATCCACAATCAGTTAGAGGCGTTTCCGATCGAAGATGGTGGAGACTGGCACCCTGAGCCTGTCGCCGGTATCGCTCCGGTCGAACAGGGTTGGAACCGGCTTGTTGAGACGGCACGCTGCTGGCGACTGCTCTCGCAACTCGAGCAACGAGTCGATCAGTCTCTGTTTGGTGGTATGTCCAGCGGGTTTCCCAGTGTGATCAACGCACTTTCTGAAGGTCTCGCGGTCACGGATCGAGATAATGAAATCCTCTCGATCAATAACGCATTCGCTGCAATCTGCGACTCCGAAGCCGGTGAGCTTGTCGGTTTGAGTCTCGAAGAAATACTGCCAACCTCGATCGAGTTGTCAGACTTCCGAGGAAATACGCGTCCGATGATCCAGGACTACGAGCACGGGGACGGAGTCGATCAACAATTTTTTCAACTGTGTCGGCGACCACAGCTAAGTTCGGGTGGCGAGGTTGAGGGATTCGTTTGGTTGCTGCGGGATGTGACTCAACAACATTTGGCTGAAGACGCGCGGGAACAGTTTGTTGCCGCCGCTACCCACGAACTACGAACGCCTCTTGCTAGTATCCGTGCCTATGCAGAAACGCTAGCGACACGAGAGAATATCAATCGAGAACAACAGAATCGTTTCTATAACGTCATTCAGAGTGAGGCGTCTCGACTTGGTCGATTTATCGACGATCTCCTCGATGTGAGCCGAATGCAAGCGGGTTCGCTCTCACTCGACTGTCATGAGACAGATCTCAGTCGTTTGATCAACGAGACAGTCGAGAAGATCCGTCCTAGTATGGAGGCGAAACAGCTCGATTTCCGTGTCGAATTGCCGGCCAAGATTCCGATGCTCAATATCGACAAAGGAAAAGTCAGTGCTGCGTTGGTCAATCTTTTGGGGAATGCAGCAAAGTACACGCCGGAATCCGGTCGTGTCACACTGCGGGTGTCCTCGAGTTCTCAACGCATCGAATTGGCTGTGACCGACAGTGGCATTGGCATCGCCGCGGATGAGCTTCCAAACATCTTCGGTCGTTTCTTCCGGAGCGAAGACGATCGTGTTCAAGAGATGTCCGGTAGTGGACTTGGCCTGACATTCACTCAAGAAGTTGCCCGTCTGCACGGCGGCGATGTAAAAGTTGAGAGCGAACTCGACAAAGGATCGACCTTCTGCATGACGTTACCAGTTAGTGCGGGAGCTTAA
- a CDS encoding response regulator, with amino-acid sequence MVASLNILVAEDNRVLADVIQFNLEDEGFHVVVAHNGRKALKLAEKQAFDLIFCDYQMPGLSGEELLREIRANSISQNAVCVLCSAKGYELDVERLSKELDLMQVVLKPFSPNELVEFAYDAQALIDARKETRGDHAVAG; translated from the coding sequence ATGGTAGCTTCTTTGAACATCCTTGTGGCGGAAGATAATCGCGTCTTAGCCGACGTCATTCAGTTTAATCTTGAAGACGAAGGGTTTCATGTTGTCGTCGCCCATAATGGTCGCAAGGCTTTGAAGTTAGCAGAGAAGCAAGCGTTCGACCTAATCTTCTGCGATTATCAAATGCCGGGGCTGTCGGGTGAGGAATTGCTTCGTGAAATCCGTGCCAACTCAATCAGTCAGAACGCCGTTTGTGTCCTGTGTTCTGCCAAAGGCTATGAACTGGATGTGGAGCGTCTGAGCAAAGAACTGGACTTGATGCAAGTCGTACTAAAGCCATTCAGCCCGAATGAACTTGTAGAGTTCGCTTACGACGCTCAGGCACTTATTGATGCCCGAAAAGAAACTCGCGGCGACCACGCTGTTGCTGGATAG
- a CDS encoding prepilin-type N-terminal cleavage/methylation domain-containing protein, protein MNTINARKDDNQRHGFTLIELVVVVLILGIVAAVASPSMFDAASDARDNAAHSSLAVLRETIQLYRAQTGAFPGDGGTEADLKSDLDSYISGPFPAIEVGNSGDTVRVQQTGAALSVSGTESWAYDNVSGEIIINHASYSSL, encoded by the coding sequence ATGAACACCATAAACGCTCGCAAAGACGATAATCAGCGGCATGGTTTCACGCTAATTGAACTCGTTGTCGTCGTTTTGATTTTGGGCATTGTGGCTGCCGTGGCATCGCCGAGCATGTTCGACGCCGCTAGCGATGCACGTGATAATGCAGCCCACTCATCTTTGGCGGTGTTGCGAGAGACAATTCAACTCTACCGGGCACAAACTGGTGCATTTCCAGGAGACGGCGGCACGGAAGCGGACTTGAAGTCTGACTTAGACTCTTACATCAGTGGTCCGTTTCCTGCCATCGAAGTTGGCAACAGTGGGGACACGGTTCGAGTTCAGCAAACCGGAGCGGCACTCTCAGTAAGTGGTACGGAAAGTTGGGCGTACGACAATGTCTCGGGCGAAATCATCATCAATCATGCCTCATACTCATCGCTCTAA
- a CDS encoding HD-GYP domain-containing protein, producing the protein MSALDLIDDLNAVCAKLQQTFGSEFHIWEENADRWEVPIGMERRLLNDELRVWLTEDRERLQDGHSISRLQSDGRTALAIPLTGEDDEESMMVAIGFVEDNFEQLATIAGDLSQTSLLSTFEISSLKSMVAEYRRQVTDDFEERTFLRHVTRYVEHCSLTTSLQGVANEILPRLQQLAGFHSLHLVIPNDGQLGLPSDQSTRNLSFGHQEIPQAEVRALIQQFAATDGTRPVVLATRRCPQLKEVCPVAYSVALTTLMRKEERFGWLVAINGEHNQTRPSRRNKSSVVSELGSVEASLLESTGILIASHAHNRRLYAAKEEMTIELVRSLVAALDARDEYTCGHSDRVACMSKHLAKCMGLPETECQIIYLSGLLHDLGKIGISDSVLLKPGRLTDEEFEKIKQHPQRGYDLLKRLKPLKPMLPGVLHHHEAWDGSGYPHGLAGEEIPLIGRIMAVSDSFDAMTSNRPYRNGMSLAKAEAIMRDGAGRQWQAELVDVFFENVEEMTAICANSRERTDRLLGRYDDPNTKVDDRFDSESDLTKAFQSSTNSLLCLDTTL; encoded by the coding sequence ATGTCTGCACTTGATCTCATCGATGATCTGAACGCTGTTTGTGCGAAACTGCAACAGACATTTGGGTCCGAGTTCCATATCTGGGAGGAAAACGCGGACCGATGGGAAGTGCCGATTGGAATGGAACGTCGGCTCCTGAATGATGAACTTCGCGTATGGTTGACCGAGGACCGCGAACGTTTGCAAGATGGCCATTCGATTTCGCGGCTGCAATCAGACGGTCGTACAGCTCTCGCGATTCCGTTGACTGGTGAAGACGACGAAGAATCGATGATGGTCGCGATCGGTTTTGTCGAGGACAACTTTGAACAACTCGCAACGATCGCCGGCGACCTGTCTCAAACCTCGCTGCTCAGTACCTTTGAGATTAGTAGTCTCAAGTCAATGGTTGCCGAGTACCGACGGCAAGTGACAGATGACTTTGAAGAACGCACCTTCTTGAGGCACGTGACTCGCTATGTCGAGCATTGTAGTTTAACGACGAGTCTACAAGGAGTTGCCAACGAGATTCTTCCTCGCCTTCAGCAGCTCGCGGGCTTCCACTCACTTCACCTTGTAATTCCGAATGACGGTCAACTGGGACTGCCTAGTGATCAATCAACCCGGAATCTTAGTTTCGGCCATCAGGAAATTCCGCAGGCAGAAGTTCGGGCACTCATTCAGCAATTCGCAGCGACGGATGGCACGCGTCCTGTCGTGCTCGCAACCCGGCGATGTCCGCAACTGAAAGAGGTGTGTCCGGTCGCCTATTCAGTGGCATTGACAACTCTCATGCGGAAAGAAGAGCGTTTCGGTTGGCTGGTTGCGATCAATGGAGAACACAATCAAACGAGACCGTCGCGACGAAACAAATCGTCAGTTGTGAGCGAACTGGGTTCAGTTGAAGCTTCGTTGCTCGAATCGACTGGCATTCTGATTGCATCGCATGCTCATAACCGTCGATTGTACGCAGCTAAAGAAGAGATGACGATTGAGCTGGTCCGATCACTCGTCGCGGCCCTCGACGCACGTGATGAATATACCTGTGGTCACAGTGATCGCGTGGCATGCATGTCGAAGCATTTAGCAAAGTGTATGGGACTGCCGGAAACCGAATGTCAGATTATTTATCTATCTGGACTCTTGCATGACCTTGGGAAGATTGGCATTAGTGATAGTGTCCTGTTGAAACCGGGTCGTTTAACAGACGAGGAGTTTGAGAAAATCAAGCAGCATCCTCAACGTGGCTATGATTTGCTCAAACGATTGAAACCCCTGAAACCAATGTTGCCTGGTGTTCTTCATCATCACGAGGCGTGGGATGGATCTGGGTATCCGCATGGTTTAGCGGGCGAAGAAATTCCGTTGATCGGTCGAATCATGGCCGTTTCCGACTCTTTTGACGCCATGACAAGTAACCGTCCTTATCGGAACGGAATGTCGTTGGCGAAAGCGGAAGCGATAATGCGAGATGGAGCCGGTCGGCAATGGCAAGCAGAACTAGTCGACGTGTTCTTTGAGAACGTCGAAGAGATGACAGCGATCTGTGCAAACTCACGCGAACGGACTGATCGATTGCTAGGTCGTTATGACGATCCGAACACGAAAGTGGATGATCGTTTCGATTCCGAAAGCGATCTCACCAAAGCATTCCAGTCCAGCACGAATTCTTTGCTCTGTCTCGACACAACGCTCTAA
- a CDS encoding pilus assembly FimT family protein, with protein MHRAYTLVELVIVMLVMGILAATAMPQYFAMLNHYRVEAAAAQLAADLRWARRSAQQTGTSQSVNFTLPSQYAMPGMSDPDHPSQGFVVDFTLSQPGVSIQAVDFDSSTTMSFDIYGRPQTSTPLTADGTIQVGAGSQIRTVTVNAVTGQVSGS; from the coding sequence TTGCATCGCGCTTACACGCTTGTTGAATTGGTCATTGTGATGCTTGTGATGGGGATTCTTGCTGCGACGGCGATGCCTCAGTATTTCGCGATGTTGAACCACTACCGAGTGGAGGCTGCCGCCGCACAGTTAGCAGCTGACCTCCGATGGGCAAGACGATCTGCTCAACAGACGGGTACAAGTCAGTCGGTGAATTTTACGTTGCCATCCCAATATGCAATGCCCGGAATGAGTGATCCAGATCATCCATCACAGGGCTTTGTAGTCGATTTCACGTTGAGTCAACCCGGCGTTAGCATTCAGGCCGTCGATTTCGATTCCAGTACGACGATGTCGTTCGATATTTATGGTCGACCACAGACTAGTACTCCGCTGACCGCTGACGGGACTATCCAGGTTGGGGCCGGTAGCCAGATTCGAACGGTGACCGTTAATGCTGTCACGGGTCAAGTGAGCGGGTCATGA
- a CDS encoding secretin N-terminal domain-containing protein: MDHEHTATPSIQKAQWTENTTPNLFSKTANPPPAPTPTMRSAVTTDSNWATELAPKPEAEPRPTLPLPLRSESGEEDVHVAAQGEKISLSVRDAPLNTVLSLIAEQQGLNLVTSSDLIHPVTVTLHKVSVEEALDAILRSSGCTWHLEKNIVYVSSIKEENHVNPAIQGREVRVFQLDFVSASDIEKVVQGLLSPVGNIFATESDANNSRRTNDSIVVEDLPGYMRRIEQYIAQIDQAPRQVLIEAHILEVRLSDDTTHGVNFEYLSNLSNTKLKLETAGANPLASSGMLFSIEGTQLTSLIECLQVTNNAKTLASPKVMVLNGQEAKIQIGERLGFFVTTTTQTSTLQQVEFVDVGVLLRVTPQVTADRRVVMTVQPEISTGQVNETTGLPDKSTTEVATSVILDDGRGIIIGGLIQEVDADRQSKLPIVGDLWAVGRLFGRREAGRERREIVVALVPRVVTQGCAPRLAEHNQYQRATTPLLDQNLKRYVRPTEGALPDAMKDPRRVKLRRLPDAVRNLHDPYPLPPEYYVPANSELGGYDPNSRYDVHRSPQSYGEPEFYSDPNSIGYEDEVPIFEHTYDYDAP, encoded by the coding sequence ATGGACCACGAGCACACGGCGACACCGTCGATTCAGAAAGCTCAATGGACGGAAAATACAACGCCGAACCTGTTCTCGAAAACGGCGAACCCTCCTCCCGCTCCGACGCCAACCATGAGATCGGCCGTCACAACGGATTCGAATTGGGCGACCGAACTCGCGCCGAAGCCAGAAGCGGAACCGAGGCCAACGCTTCCGCTACCGCTCCGCAGCGAGTCCGGCGAAGAGGATGTCCACGTCGCTGCGCAAGGCGAGAAGATTTCGCTGTCGGTCCGCGACGCTCCCTTGAACACGGTGCTTTCACTCATCGCCGAGCAACAAGGCCTGAACCTGGTGACGAGCAGCGATTTGATCCATCCGGTGACAGTGACATTGCACAAGGTTTCGGTCGAAGAAGCCCTCGATGCCATCCTCCGAAGTTCCGGGTGCACTTGGCATCTGGAAAAGAATATTGTGTATGTCTCGAGTATCAAAGAAGAAAACCACGTCAATCCGGCGATTCAAGGTCGCGAAGTCCGCGTTTTCCAGCTGGATTTTGTTTCAGCGAGTGATATCGAGAAAGTGGTGCAAGGTCTTCTCTCGCCCGTGGGAAACATTTTCGCAACCGAATCTGATGCTAATAATAGCCGCCGCACAAATGATTCCATCGTCGTTGAGGATCTCCCCGGTTACATGAGGCGGATCGAACAGTACATCGCACAAATCGATCAAGCTCCCCGTCAGGTGTTGATCGAAGCCCACATTCTGGAAGTGCGACTGTCTGACGATACCACGCATGGCGTGAACTTCGAGTACCTATCGAATCTTAGCAACACGAAACTCAAATTAGAGACCGCGGGGGCCAATCCGTTGGCGTCGTCTGGGATGCTCTTTAGCATTGAAGGAACGCAGTTGACCTCATTGATCGAGTGCTTGCAGGTCACTAACAACGCGAAAACACTGGCCTCCCCCAAGGTCATGGTGCTCAACGGTCAAGAAGCAAAAATTCAAATCGGTGAGCGACTCGGTTTCTTCGTCACGACAACCACGCAGACTTCGACTTTGCAACAGGTCGAGTTTGTGGATGTTGGGGTGCTGCTGCGGGTGACTCCACAGGTGACCGCCGACCGTCGGGTCGTGATGACCGTTCAACCAGAAATTTCCACGGGACAAGTCAACGAGACCACGGGGCTACCAGACAAATCCACGACGGAAGTGGCGACTTCGGTCATTCTCGATGATGGTCGCGGAATCATCATCGGGGGACTGATTCAAGAAGTCGACGCGGACCGTCAATCGAAATTACCCATCGTTGGTGACCTTTGGGCCGTTGGGCGATTGTTCGGCCGTCGTGAAGCCGGTCGAGAACGACGAGAGATCGTTGTGGCCTTGGTTCCCCGTGTGGTCACGCAGGGCTGTGCTCCAAGGCTCGCCGAACACAATCAGTACCAACGTGCGACGACGCCGTTGCTCGATCAAAACCTGAAACGGTATGTACGTCCGACGGAAGGTGCACTTCCCGACGCCATGAAAGACCCACGGCGGGTGAAGCTCCGCCGACTCCCCGATGCCGTCCGGAATCTGCACGATCCGTATCCGTTGCCACCGGAATACTACGTGCCGGCCAACTCGGAACTGGGTGGGTACGATCCGAACTCGCGATACGATGTTCACCGCTCGCCTCAATCATATGGCGAACCCGAGTTCTACAGTGACCCCAACTCCATTGGCTACGAAGACGAGGTGCCAATCTTTGAACACACCTACGACTATGATGCACCATAG
- a CDS encoding PQQ-dependent sugar dehydrogenase, whose product MATLQIGCGRVPWKTRSAAGMPLQRTVSTVDRHEIGRQTNSQPETQHADPFPAKQQMNALTHAATIRPLVQRTVTQDRKSLTMLRIIGLAGICLGLMPALGWSQTSSEKLPKTHSLPETFTPVDTSQLMHAPDPLPLENVPAFPQLKFKRPVELTHANDETNRLFVVEQQGTIRVFENRDDVADSKLFLDLRDVVSREGNEEGLLGLAFHPNYRENGQFFVYYSTKPRASVVARFTVSTGNPNQADRNSERKLLEIPQPYSNHNGGSLRFGPDGYLYIGLGDGGKANDPHVNAQNLATLLGSILRIDVDHQDKGLAYAIPQDNPFANRADARGEIWAYGLRNVWRLAFDRKTGDLWAGDVGQNRFEEVNRIQRGGNYGWNIREGFHSFEPNTPSKERNLIDPLAEYFRGEGRSVTGGMVYRGERLKDYQGAYFYADYVSGNVWALRLDGNEVQDNRRVAETGLQIAAFGEDQNGEMYLCTFGGAIQKLQPRDQEIYAAAKKFPRRLSETGLFASVKNNVPAKGLIPYELNMPFWSDFAVKDRYIALPDKGKVVFHGHNQWEFPVGTVFVKTFWMHQNRVDLKDPVRLETRLLVNSPSGWKGYTYVYRDDQTDAELLDGSLLKPIEVATEDGNISQPYYFPSRTDCMACHTKAAGFVLGLNTRQMNHTLNYHQQSQNQIELLDELQIFTEPIAAGSEKWEQFPNWGFGNFDRSHEPDHQESVLEIPDADTAKLARAWLDVNCANCHRPEGIAAGSRDLRSQTALGKMKLVEKKPLHGHFTPPSGTVLTPGKPLESELFLRAAHRGVRQMPPLASNIADPRGMEVLRQWIAELNAEKKK is encoded by the coding sequence ATGGCGACACTTCAAATCGGCTGTGGCCGCGTGCCTTGGAAAACTCGGTCTGCAGCGGGAATGCCCCTTCAACGTACGGTATCCACCGTTGATCGACATGAGATCGGTCGTCAAACTAATTCACAGCCGGAAACGCAACACGCCGATCCCTTCCCGGCCAAACAGCAGATGAACGCATTGACACACGCGGCCACAATTCGACCGTTGGTCCAACGAACTGTTACTCAAGACCGGAAGTCACTCACAATGCTGCGAATAATCGGACTAGCAGGAATTTGTCTGGGCCTGATGCCAGCTTTGGGATGGAGTCAAACTTCGTCTGAGAAATTACCTAAGACGCATTCGCTGCCGGAGACATTCACCCCAGTCGATACATCCCAGCTGATGCACGCGCCGGATCCGTTGCCGCTGGAGAACGTGCCAGCTTTTCCCCAGCTCAAGTTCAAACGTCCGGTGGAGCTGACCCACGCCAATGACGAAACGAATCGATTGTTTGTCGTAGAACAACAGGGCACGATTCGGGTGTTCGAGAACCGTGATGATGTCGCGGATTCGAAGCTGTTCCTCGATCTCCGTGATGTTGTCTCACGGGAAGGCAACGAAGAAGGGCTGCTCGGGTTGGCGTTTCATCCGAACTATCGCGAGAACGGTCAATTCTTTGTGTACTACTCCACCAAGCCGCGGGCGTCGGTGGTGGCTCGTTTTACCGTCTCGACCGGCAATCCGAACCAAGCCGATCGCAATTCCGAACGGAAACTGCTGGAGATCCCGCAACCCTATTCCAATCACAACGGCGGCAGTCTGCGATTCGGACCGGACGGGTATTTGTATATCGGGCTCGGAGATGGCGGAAAAGCCAACGATCCGCATGTCAATGCGCAGAACTTGGCGACTTTGCTGGGATCGATTCTGCGAATTGATGTCGATCATCAGGATAAAGGGCTCGCCTACGCGATCCCGCAGGATAACCCCTTCGCCAACCGCGCTGACGCTCGCGGCGAGATCTGGGCCTATGGACTGCGGAATGTTTGGCGGTTGGCGTTCGATCGAAAAACCGGCGACCTGTGGGCCGGGGATGTCGGACAGAATCGATTCGAAGAGGTCAACCGAATCCAGCGAGGTGGCAACTACGGTTGGAACATCCGCGAAGGTTTTCATAGTTTCGAACCCAACACCCCGTCCAAAGAACGCAATTTGATCGACCCGCTCGCCGAGTATTTTCGTGGGGAAGGGCGGTCCGTCACCGGTGGGATGGTGTATCGAGGCGAGCGACTGAAAGACTACCAGGGTGCGTATTTCTATGCGGATTATGTGAGTGGGAATGTGTGGGCTTTGCGGCTTGATGGCAACGAAGTTCAGGACAACCGCCGCGTCGCTGAAACCGGCTTGCAGATCGCTGCCTTCGGCGAAGACCAGAACGGCGAAATGTATCTCTGCACGTTCGGCGGGGCCATTCAGAAACTGCAACCGCGAGACCAGGAGATTTACGCCGCCGCCAAGAAGTTCCCTCGGCGACTTTCCGAGACGGGCTTGTTCGCCTCTGTAAAGAACAACGTGCCTGCCAAAGGTCTGATTCCGTATGAACTCAACATGCCGTTCTGGTCGGATTTCGCCGTGAAGGATCGGTATATCGCTCTCCCCGACAAAGGGAAGGTCGTTTTCCACGGCCACAACCAGTGGGAATTCCCGGTCGGCACGGTATTCGTCAAAACGTTTTGGATGCATCAGAATCGCGTTGACTTAAAGGATCCTGTGCGTTTGGAAACGCGGTTACTTGTCAATTCGCCGAGCGGTTGGAAAGGTTACACTTACGTCTATCGTGACGATCAAACTGATGCGGAATTGTTGGACGGTTCACTGCTAAAGCCGATCGAAGTCGCGACCGAAGACGGCAACATCAGTCAGCCGTATTACTTTCCATCCCGCACCGATTGCATGGCGTGTCACACGAAAGCTGCTGGGTTCGTGTTGGGTCTAAACACGAGGCAGATGAATCACACGCTGAATTATCATCAGCAAAGTCAAAACCAAATTGAACTGCTCGATGAATTGCAGATCTTTACCGAACCAATTGCGGCAGGAAGTGAGAAGTGGGAACAATTCCCGAACTGGGGGTTTGGCAATTTCGATCGCAGCCATGAGCCTGACCATCAGGAAAGCGTCTTGGAAATCCCCGACGCCGACACCGCCAAGCTGGCTCGGGCGTGGCTGGATGTGAACTGTGCCAACTGTCATCGCCCGGAAGGGATCGCCGCCGGAAGTCGCGATTTACGTTCGCAAACCGCGTTGGGCAAAATGAAGCTGGTGGAAAAAAAGCCTCTGCACGGGCACTTCACACCCCCATCCGGAACAGTCCTCACGCCAGGCAAACCGCTGGAGTCCGAGCTTTTCTTGCGGGCCGCTCATCGAGGAGTTCGTCAAATGCCGCCACTTGCCAGCAACATCGCCGACCCGCGCGGGATGGAAGTCCTAAGACAATGGATCGCCGAACTCAATGCGGAGAAGAAAAAATAG
- a CDS encoding dihydrolipoyl dehydrogenase family protein, whose translation MADKFDLIVLGSGPAATRVANRCAKEEWRVAVVDPRPVGGTCALHGCNPKKVLVRAAELVDRARKMHGHGTNLGDAVIDWGDLIRFKRTFTEPVTEGKRQSFEELGIEIIQGDPKFTSPTELDVDGRRIEAEKILIATGAKPAPMPFEGADFLTTSDEFMELDTLPKRVTFIGGGYISFEFAHVAVRSGAQVSIMEKSEPLEHFDADLVNCLVDRSRAIGIEVHLQTGVESIQRQPDGTFLVHISAQGTTSQIETDLVVHGAGRVPNFDGLNLDAANVRFDEGGIQVNEFLQSVSNEAVYAAGDVVASKLPPLTPVANHQGRIVAQNLFEPNSRRLDDVVVPYAVYTSPALAAVGLTEAEANRQGITCEVQQGDWSQFSSMKKVGETHAMYKLLVDDHGRILGAHLLGPEAAETINIFTLAMKLGATVEDLDSTLFTFPSFVADIHSMT comes from the coding sequence ATGGCCGACAAATTTGATTTGATTGTCTTGGGAAGTGGGCCGGCTGCAACTCGGGTCGCGAATCGGTGCGCGAAAGAGGAATGGCGGGTGGCTGTTGTGGATCCTCGGCCGGTTGGCGGAACGTGTGCGTTACACGGCTGCAATCCGAAGAAGGTCTTGGTACGGGCTGCGGAACTCGTCGATCGGGCTCGAAAAATGCACGGTCACGGGACAAACCTGGGCGATGCCGTCATTGACTGGGGCGATCTGATTCGGTTCAAGCGGACGTTTACCGAACCGGTCACCGAAGGCAAACGTCAATCGTTCGAGGAACTCGGCATCGAGATCATTCAGGGAGATCCAAAGTTCACATCACCAACGGAATTGGATGTCGATGGTCGTCGCATCGAAGCGGAGAAAATCCTGATCGCGACGGGGGCAAAGCCGGCACCGATGCCGTTCGAGGGAGCGGATTTCCTCACGACGAGTGATGAGTTTATGGAACTCGACACGTTGCCAAAACGTGTGACATTTATCGGCGGCGGATACATCTCGTTCGAGTTCGCCCACGTCGCGGTCCGGAGCGGAGCCCAAGTCTCGATTATGGAAAAAAGCGAGCCACTGGAGCACTTCGACGCGGACCTTGTGAATTGTCTTGTCGATCGTTCCCGTGCGATCGGCATCGAAGTTCATCTTCAGACGGGCGTCGAATCAATCCAACGCCAGCCCGACGGGACGTTTCTCGTTCATATCTCTGCTCAAGGAACGACGAGTCAAATTGAAACGGACTTGGTCGTGCACGGAGCCGGTCGGGTTCCGAACTTCGATGGCTTGAACCTAGACGCCGCGAATGTCCGTTTCGACGAGGGAGGGATTCAGGTCAATGAGTTTCTGCAAAGCGTCTCGAACGAGGCCGTCTATGCCGCGGGCGATGTCGTGGCGTCGAAACTGCCACCGTTGACGCCGGTTGCCAATCACCAGGGGCGGATCGTGGCTCAAAATCTGTTCGAGCCTAACAGTCGTCGCTTGGATGATGTTGTCGTTCCCTACGCGGTCTATACATCTCCGGCGCTCGCCGCAGTCGGCCTGACCGAAGCGGAAGCGAATCGACAAGGCATCACCTGTGAGGTTCAGCAAGGCGACTGGTCGCAGTTCAGTTCCATGAAGAAAGTGGGAGAAACGCATGCGATGTACAAGTTGTTGGTCGACGATCACGGTCGGATTCTCGGTGCCCACCTGCTCGGTCCCGAAGCGGCTGAGACGATTAACATCTTCACGCTGGCGATGAAGCTCGGAGCAACCGTGGAGGACTTGGACTCCACGCTGTTTACATTTCCCTCCTTCGTCGCCGACATTCATTCGATGACTTAG